In the genome of Anabrus simplex isolate iqAnaSimp1 chromosome 7, ASM4041472v1, whole genome shotgun sequence, the window attctcctatgctaatgtctaaaggaaaatgaatcttaaatacttgatactgtacgagtgcgtaaatacgtcatgcaatcaTACATTCCTACAGGGCGGCAcggataaccataggaaaatgaacacatcgaacgtttttctGGTGACCTACATGTCCATATGTGATTGGGAGGccggaccagtcttaaggaaaataaaaataaagtaagaaaacaatggatcggaagagcattgggagatgcaAGGTTTTGTTGTAACAGCAACGATAAGTTTCAGCATTTTACGCCTTATAACTAGGAATGTGATTTAAATATCTAACACGCCATAGGAGACCACGGGTTATTTtactcgttcttcttcttcttaatctgtttatcctccaggttcggtttttccctccgactcagcgagggattccacctctaccgcctcaaaggcagtgtcatgagcttcagactctaggtagGGGATACAAcagaggaggatgaccagtacctcgcccaggcggccttacctgctatgctgaacaggggccttggtgggggatgggaagattggaagggatagacagggtagagggaaggaagcggccgtggccttaagttaggtaccatcacggcatttgcctggaggagaagtgggaaaccacggaaaaccgcttccaggatggctgaggtgggaatcgaacccacctctactcagttgacctcccgaggctgagtggaccccgttagagccctcgtacctcttttcaaatttcgtggccgagcctggaatcgaacccgggcctctgggggtggcagctaatcacactaaccactacaccacagaggcggactattttaatTGTTACTAAAAGGAATGTGCACAGAATGGATGGTAAGTTAGTACTGAATCCCACGAATAGAATAGACAGTGAATATCGTCAAGAACCGTCCTTCAACAACATCTCAATCATATGCTGAAAGACATGTCGgatatgtaaatatattgtagaTCGTATCTATGAACTTCGAAGGATTATTGGGGGTCTTTAGTACGTGTGAGACAGATGTTAACTCTACAGCAGATCATTGACTGAGTGTTTTCCTATATGGTTATTCGGTAGAAAATAATCGGTAAGTGCCGGGTCTTGTGTAAACTATTTTAAAGAGAGTGCATTTTGAGTTCTAACATAGGAGTAGAATAGGAAATTTTGAATCTGATAAAACTTGAAAAAAGTGCTTTTTCGATATCATCGCTGCTATGCCAAAAGCACGAATGAATACATACTGTttctatctattatttcccttaaggctggtcgCTACATAtcaatacgcagtccatcagaacaattttcgttgagttcatttccctatGTGCGTGTGGAAGGAAAATGAACTCTACGAGTGGGTAAATaagtaatgaaaaaaatgaaatggagtgccgggagcgtccgaggacaagttcggctcgacaggtgcaggtcttttgatttgacgcccgtatgcgacctgcgcgtcgtggtgaggatgaaatgatgatgaacacgacacatacacccttccgggaatcgaacccgggacctctgggaccaaaggccagccatggagccatgcaaacatacattcctacagtacggtagagCCAGGTTCATAAACgcacatagaaaaatgaactcaaggaaaatATTGTTCCAATGgagtgcatatcaatatgtggctgagaggcgtgaccagtcttgagggaaataatggataggaagagcattatgacaTTAGTGGTTTTGGCACCGCAGCGATGAATTAtcatttttataattttaaatgtttAAGGTACAGTGGCCTGATACTTCGCTCAATATTTTCATGTTAgggatatgtccggctccatggctaaatggttagcttgctggcctttggccacaggggtcccgggttcgattcccggcagggtcgggaattctaaccttcattggttaatttcgctgacacgggggctgggtgtatgtgtcgtcttcatcatcatttcatcctcatcacgacgggcaggtctcctacgggagtcaaataaaaagacctgcatctggcgagccgaacttgtcctcggacactcccggcactaaaagccatacgccatttcatgttagGGATATACTGATTTTCAAAACTATTTCCAAAGGAATAGATACTCATATGAACTAGAAGTGTTACGTCATGAGAAATAAATAGCTTTGAAGTAATACACAGTAACAATAAAGGAATGGCGCCGCCATCAATTCGCAAAGCATGGGCTATCTCAAAGATGCTATCCATTTgggaggtaaataataataataataataataataataataatacttttttcaTCCCGAGATGCTTTATACTATCGAGTAGACGTTCTTCATATCAGATCTGACATATAGATGAAGTGAATAGATCGAATTAAGATTACATAAAAATCTGTCCTGTTTGAACAAGACAGATTTCAATCAAATTCTTCATATTGCATGATCATATTACAGTTGAGAAAATTATAAAGTGTTCAACAGGTAAGTAAGTATTAGAATATAAAACTTACAGTCGTGTTGGTGCTGGTAGTACTTGGGCGATGGTGTTGCCCTCTTCCGGCAGGAGATGATGTCGAAGATGCCGCTGCAATCCTTGTTTCAGGAGGACCTCCTCCATTTCGAACACTGATCTCCAGGTAATTTGGTGTCTCCAAATGCGACTGAGCTCTTCTTTCCTCCAACACTATCTTGCGAGCTGCTCTGAAGATCTTATAATACACCACAATCATCACTGTTAAAGGGATGTAGAACGATCCTAGCGTCGCATAAATCTGATAACCGAAATTTTGACAGACAATACATTGATGGTCACCGTCTTCATCTACATGTTCGTTCCCTAAGATGAGTAAAGGGGGCAAACTTATACACGCAGCTCCTAACCAGACTAGGGAAACACAGGCAATCATACGACGAGGCGTTCGCTTTACACCATATTCTAAAGGTTTAGTAATTGCATAATATCTATCCACACTAATCATACACAGATTTAAAATAGATGCTGTACAGGAAAGCACATCGAAGGAGACCCAAAGGTCACAAAGCACAGGTCCGAAGCTCCAAACCCCAAGTATTTCGTACAAAAGGGCCATGGGCATCACCAAAAGGGCGACACAAAGGTCTGATACTGCTAAAGAAACTAACAGGTAGTTGCACGGCCTCCGTAGCTTCCTCACAAGGCACACCGCAACACACACGAGGATATTCCCCACCACGGTGCCTATGATAACACATAGCAGCACCAGGGCAATTATTACAGCTTCAACCGATGTGTATGGTGAGTGATCGCCGGGAAAACTTGGGAACCCGAATGGTTCACTTGTAGTAGTGGACAGCGGCGGTGAAAAAGATACGTTCGCCTCCATACGACCTTCTGGCTCCAGCACCCGGCTTATCTATCAACAGCTGACCGGCCCTTACACGCCTAAAGGAAACTCAGAACCCTCGAAGCATTTCAATGTTAACAATTTCACAGTGACTCTATGAAGAACATCAAGAGTTGAACATCGAAGGAAAACTTCACTATTTCAAATCTTAATATGTAAATACTAGACGAACAAACGTTTATAAAGCTTTCAGTTCTTATAAGGTAGTAGCATGTACGAATACGGATGTTTTCAGATTCAACACCACCATGTCAGTACCTAAAACAAATTTCTCAGATCGAGATCGTTCACCGCACCTAaagttcatatttttttaaaaaacattaaaaaatattctTATGTTAGCATGTATTCGTATGGTTTACAGGTGACGAAACGTATTCAAATATTAATTTGTCGTAGTGTTGCATCCTTTTTAAAAGAGCCTGATTAGCCTGTCAGATTGCCAGTTACTATATTGCAATAGTAAAACCCCAGTAAAACTTAAACCATTGGGGATAAAAGCAGTAGCATTGCACTTATTAACATAGTTCTTAGAGAGTATATTTTAATTCCAGAACACGGTTTTCAAAACTAATATTAATTATCATCACAAGTGAATTTCACACCCTTGCAAGACTCATCGACGTTCAAGAGGGGCAAGTTTCTGTGCTTTAAGCCGAGGTAAAGGGATTTGCGCACACGCACGCACTGGACGATGAGGAAATTTAGTTTAGatcagaaattaattaaaaatgtccTTTAGTTTCTTTATAAATAGGCACACTGAGCAATAAGTATAATACCATTTGCTACTGAAAAATTCTAATGAGGTATTATCAGTAATTTTAAGAGAATATATTCTCGAGGTAAACACATTCGTGAACGATAGTCGTCATTTTGTGTGTTGGCGTCGTGTATTTATCTGCCGCAAGGTATCCACAGACACAAATACCCACGTTTCAGTGGTCCAACATAAACAGGGTTAATCTTAGCTTGAACACGCAGTACCTGTGCTGACAAGCAAGGTTACAACGTCTGAAAGGTACTATTGTATTCTTTTATAAGAGATGCTTTGCCTATTTTGTCATACACATAGATATTCCACTAGACAGTTTAGAAGGGTGGGAGTAATTCTTCCATAATTCACTGCGAATCTGAAGGTAATTTAATCTTCACTACCACAATAAAATAGAATGCACTTCTTCACGATCTTTTTATTCTTACACAATAATGGGTTTTTGTTACCACACTTTATTTTGGTCAATGACTTTTTATTAGGGGTAAATAGCACTCGTTCCCTCAACGGGTTCGGTAGTCGCGACGCCGGGCACCCCGACGCGCGGAACAGCGAAGATCGAGCCAGCGAGGCGGGAACAACCGCTGGGTTGTGCCGCGCGCGGTCTACTGGACAGGCCCGCGCTGCGAGCCCGCGCACGTCGTGACGTCATCACCCCACTCTTCCAGGCCGGCTCAGTGGAGGGGAGAGCTAATTGACTACCTCACACCGGGATATTACAGGTCCGACCTTAGCCAAGGCATTCCTGGTCGAATATCCCTCAATCCAGCCAACCTATCGGGATGCGAAATCGATTGTGACGAAGGAGACGGGATGGTAATTCCTTAGGGAGCTTTGCAAATCATTCGTATGTAGGTGGTAATCTTTATTTGCGATCTAAGCTTGCTGTTTCATCGACCTATTACAAGAGGAAGTCTAGACGCTATCCAACCTTTCCTCTTATTTTATTAAACATAAATGCAATTACCGCATTGTCTGCTCTCTGTAGTTCAGTTCCATATTTTGTGTATATCCCCGGACGAAGGAAACAGAAAAATACCTTTTCTTGCTaggcgcgcccttaaccgcacggccaagacgCCCGGTCAAAGAGAAATAAAATAATTCCCGACATCTAGATGTGCCCATCATATAAAACATTAGAATAGTGTAATGATCTTTTACGTACCATAATTCGAAGTTGTTATCGAGGTAAGCATGGTGTTAATGAAGAACTACTGTTTCGGTTTTCGAAGATGCTGATTTGTTAAatattgtcccgtaggagttccaacggtaaatctaccgacccgagacGTATTTCAGCACGTTCAAATATTACCGAACTataccgggatcgaacccgccaactcggCCAGAGAAGGACAGTGCTTTACCTTTAAGAGACTCAGCGCAGCAGGTTAACTCCATACGCACTTAGCTTACACGCTAATGCCATGCTGTTGGTGTATTGGCAATATATCGATGACCCAGAATGCAAGGGTTACAATAATTCAAATCCACTATTTTTTGGGAGAAAACTTTAAACTTTTAGCAGTTTACAatcattgcctctcaaaaatacacttgttacacaATTTTTATGAGAACTGGTGTGTGCATAGTTCTTACATGATTTATTATAATCTGGAAAAGAGTTAGGCCAACAACTCAAAATGACCCTTTCGAATTAAGCAAAGCGACTAACGTTAAAACATTAAAACCTGTTAGATATTTTGTTGTAACACTTTCGAAAGTTGTAGAGACCAAAATACGATATGCatctcaaaaatgcattttttaaatgtaaccctttcgttctcagTCATCGATATTATGTAGGATTAATTATTGTTGCATTTATTttttctgcttccttctttcttactccgtttaccctccagggttgtttcttccctcggactcagcgagggatcccacctctaccgcctgaagggtagtgtcctggagcaagggactttgggtgggggatacaactggggaggagtaccagtacctcacccaggccgcCTCACGTCCTATGATGAAGAGGGGCCTTGTAGGTGGATGGGAAGATTagggggatagacaaggaggagggaagggagcgaccgtacCATCCAGGTATTTGCCAGGAGAAAaggttggaaaccacggaaagacacttcgagaatggctgaaatGGGTATCGAAACCcgctctactcagtttacctcccgaggctgagtggacctcgtttcaaTCTGGCGTCCTATGCTAACTCCTACTTTCTCATCCACTTCTAAAGTCTTCCTTATCAGATACAAATTGTGAATAAGTATTATCTGTTATAAAATGTACTTTTCAGATATTTTCTTATTGTATTTAAACTCTATTTATTTCGGCAGACTTAAAAAACTCACAGTTATAGAAAAACGTGTTACGGTATATGTATAAgccgaccatcgccagttcacttgtaggtgCGTCAAATGCTGCTTGATATATTGATTAGTGTACAAGGAAAGAGTAGAGATAGAAAAACACtgggtttttgtactattacctgacaTATACAGCATTGAAGAGTACACTGTGTATGACTAGGAGAGTGCATGGCGAGCATGTTCACATAGTGACTGAGGGGTGATGACGTCATAGGGTGTtagagacagggaattaatatccaAAAACAAAGTCCAAATGTTTGCTACTGCGCATGTGCGACTAATTTAGTTATTTAACATATCACCGTGGACAATAAAAATGATCGTAAGTCATAAGTATGACGCCACACAACCCCTTTGTTCCTCTATAGACAGCACATGTGGGACATCGGAGAGAATGTGACGTGAGGTAGGGCCGCCAACCCTTACTCGCGGTCCTTACAAGCTTGTGTTCATCTAAATATGCACATATGCGAGGCTCATAATGGATTATTGAAATAAAAGCTTAACCATGTCGAATAAACATTGTGAAATTTGAAAGTAAAATTCTTCGAGAATAGTTTATTGATTTTCTTCGTCAATAAACAGTTAAGTAGTCTCGTTGGAGGTTGAAGGGAATCGCCAAGTGGTTATGTCCGTTAAGTTGGTACTTCTTGTGCGTATGTGTGTATCGAAGTTGCAGGGGCGGTAACCTGCAGCCATTACCACGTGGTCGTGATACTGGTGCCATTACTGTCAATTCAAGTATTGATATTCATTTAATTAATGGCTCGTATATGCTTATTGTGCGGTATTGTGTAGTTAACTATGTAAGGAATGATTCGTTCATACAAGGTGTTTAATTGCGTATCAAAGTGCGATGAAACTAACCTCGAGTGCTTTCAAATTAATGCTGGCTGGCTTCGTAGATTATGTCAGCAGTACGTACAATGGATACCAAAATAACATTCTCTATTAATCTGTGAGTACCATTTCAACACACTACGTCCTATTCTTGCTACTGTGTGAACTTGCAATGTAATGTAGCCTCCATTTTAATTTTCCTGTGTAAGTAATAACACTTATTTTTTGGGTGGATCGGTAGGTCACTGGCAAACATTAAGGTAACTTCTATCCTCATTGCTGCTTCGGTTATAGTTCCATATGGCTCGTACGTGCTTTTCTCATAAATTCTCGTAAATTGGAAACCGTAAATTGCTCCATAATGATCGGGCGCTCAAGCGGTAGTGAAGCGAactctgatgttttcttcctttgtttttaatttccagtattttaatGGTTCATTGTGATTTCTATGGTGAATTTGTATCTGTGAAGTGATCATTTTCTTCTCTAACCCATGGTGTGCTTTCATGGAAATTGTAATGTCAGAAGTGACGTaatagtttcatcatggctgaccttcAACAAATTGAAGGGATGAACTGTGACTCATAAACATGGTTACCATAGCAGACGAGTCGTAGTGCTTGGAAAATATTTGCATTTAAGAATTACAAATGGCGAAAACCATAATTCTCGCGCTTAATTTCCTTCTTTCGACATAGTAGAATTCGTCCTTTAGGTTGAACATTTTTGAGACACGAATTGGAGATAGTCGGCTTATGTATCGGACCCAGAAAACGGAAGTGGTCTGCATATTGGAACTAGAACTAGTATCCGTTATCGACGTACAAAAAATGTTTGTTGAATCGTCAGATTGCAGTCTGGTTGGATTTCTAGCAGCTACACCATCAGCTGTTGTGAATAGCCTAGGTGtcttcactgaagaggtgtactaaggaACTGAATAGTGAGTTAGTCTCCCGTAGCTCTTCTCACTGAGCCAGGCAACTTACGCAGTGGCGTAAATACGAAATTTCTTTGGgggcgggataataataataataataataataataataataataatgataataataataataataataataataataataataataataattgtaccgggtggtacacctccacgccgctaatttaaatgcgcgccagttaaaactcctctgctggaggaagtctgaactttattgacgttattcattttctaccttctcagaagatgtcactacctgtaaattttggagttttagaactgtgtcacttttgatgtgtttttgtttcgcttgaagtaagaagtgtgaactttctcttctagaggacactactgaagatctacaatagtgcaacctagtgcggagtcaaagaactatttttttggagaaaatttaatttcaagagtttgttctttgttaaatttctttctgtcattgtttaagttggcaatatttacccctttcttccccttgttatgaatgtatccaatcccgaatttcttctattaatttctgaccaatctggtgtatcttcccccaacttgaatctgttgcggggtcctacccaataaacagtttgtgggagggtgttttctttcccctaacgcctagaaccttccgcgagaggatataaactgctgattttcgggtctccgggccacttgtgttccatctttcagtgtgttaagtacatagcagggggcgggaagcgcctctttcttcggcagcggtcaacaacaaggtaatggccgattaataacttctttctttgctagctcagcagtttaactttcggggcgggttctaagcgttcaaccatgtaaccttttcctaaaatgtaactactcttttcatatattctcttttaaaacgacatatcgggatagagagtgcttaaccctctcgagctcccactcacatcgtcctgaggtgaacttatttttctcaaccaattcttccgtaatgtaatgtaaattgctattaagtcacctctgtagtatgggattagcccttgtattaacggcctagtgccaagtaggtcttaagcaaagtgtattaggagtgcaagttcgcctcctctcaaattgtattttagaggtcatgtattaatcttcttgttatttaacagacctcagtaggttgggtattttgcccctgtgtatatgtcctttgaggacggcttaaaggtggagttcggagtggcctatgataggcttgtattttagggggaagttgccctttttgaaaattgtgtttctgcctcaaggaggcttttggatgtaattggaagcagatgtttctggcatgtttgggggttttcggcccctttgttgtatggtgttcattgtaaggttgggctcattgctcaagaattatgtttctgacttttgaagccccaaatggggtacctatgtaaatgtatttgtcaatcgtgtttcggctactaagtacctgttctatttgttgttacctaattttgaaaagaaaatataacctggttaaattttaaaattaatttcactttagtagcttgagacccattcaccacccagcaccttctttcatgcataactaccaccaaaacacggtaacaagtggtagcagagcgtggttgaatgggtctcaatttagccccttttgacggctaaatattgtttgttccgaactctaaccattttctcagttgctggaattttttgaccttttcaaaattggtctgtcatcatgcccggccctcgcgatgttctccttcttaactatttgcgcaaggaggagttgatctatgaattaactatcagaaatgtgcaatctggaggcacggttgcaatagacactaacaagcttagagagtccctggatttgcccatttccatccccaatttgggagagaaagaaattgacgattctctttccacgatcacggagaatgttactgggctagcttctgtagttagtttttttgatgaaaatgatccgtctccgaatcaaattaagcgtgtgcaaggcaggctatatcatttttcgaatagggttaacgatctgttgtctctaaaactgaatgacgttcagaggaaggaagctagtaagctcctggaaaatatttccgaattatctagtaaggtcactcaattgttaactggggaagttcctcccaaatctgatcagcccaccatagtgaatgtaggtagcgaggaagaacctgctaagggagaagtaaataggaaaaccatcgctgctcaaactatctctgccccattggacaacgagtctgaacgccgtgcatcagttgtttacctaattctttttaaaaataatttaaaagacCTCCAGGAGGCACGCCTGACAGGGCTTAAACGGATATTAGTCTTTGCAGGAAATTCTGTCATGCATGGATATAGCTTTTGTGCGGAGGCTCTGCCTCTTTCCTTCTTGTTTAGTGTATTTTCATATTCTCTTCTCCGGTTTGTAGCACAAGCTGTATTGCagtattctttcatatatattttaCTCCAAGCTATGAAGACTGtggttagagagagagagaagtttcGAAAGTACAGGCTCAGTTTAACACTGAAAAGCAGGAAGTTTGTTTTCTGTAAACTTCCCTTCTCATAGCCTCTTGTGCTTTCAACTCACGTTGTGGGAGTTTATAAAACTGCATGGCTGTATATATTATTGGAGACGTGGTTAAAAATAACGTCAAGATAGAAAAAATCAAAGCGTATCACTGAATTTCCGAAAAGCACACATGACTGGACTTAAATGAACAATGGTCTTTGCAGGGAATTGTCGAATGCATGGATATAGACTTGCTACTATTGGAAATCCCAGAATACTAGCTCAGACATGTCATGTAATAGGAATAATTCATATAGGAATGAAATAATAAGGGTTAGGCGCATAAAATGAATACATTTATAAATCCGTTGCTGATTGATGAAATAAGGTTCAAGCTAACATTTCACTAGAAAACAACTGAATTATTATGCCACGCCCCTGATAGAATTACATTATTAAGTTGCTAATTTTATGATTTAATATTGACAGCTATTAGTACCGTGTGCTCTGTATCATCTTAGACGGTGAAGAACAGGGGCATAACCTTAGGACCTTGAGGGCCTGCAATGTAGGTACGAAAATCGTCAGATCGGATCACGACGaaatattttttcttaaaaattgtaaataGAGGAATTACCAGGCAAAAAACCTAcaccaaattattaaaaaataattacagcaatgaaatttGATACCAAACTATCATATTTTAGTCAGAAATTAATACTTAGTTGATGTATAGAATAATTTATCtaagatcgtattatgcacaaaattTGGTTATCATTTAACTGTTTATAATTTAACTGGTTATCATTTAACCGTTTTCACACACTTACTCGAGAATAATGTATAATTCCAATAATAActtggtgtagtaacaatcagtgaACTGAGTTCCAAACGAGCTCTCTTTGCGGGAAAGGCAATGTACTTAAACCAgccttatcagttgtgcggttttttttcaaaattgattttaacagtttttgatttaaatTTGTTCGTATGTTTTTCTGGGTTATAATCGAATACTTTATTACAACTGTGACTTCAGTGTCGCTTACAGAGTATAGATCTGTAGTTACTAATAAATGAAACCAACTTTAAGTGCGAATATCTAAGTGGTGTACGGTTGCATTTGCAGTTCAGCGACTTAGTCGTAAACCACGGAGGCAATCAAATAAAACCTTCTAAAATACTTTTTTTATTAATCTGATAAATAATTTAACAATACGTCTAAAactcttacaataatgaataatccctttttTCATACAATTAGGCAGTATATTGCATTAACTGTACTTAGTGCAATTACCTTTATATTCGGTATTCATAGTTTTAATACTCATTTGAATTtcccaaatttttattttggaaggCGGGCCCGTATCGCGCTTCTAGTGAGGTAACAATCTCCGTagtggaaataaaatatttattgcatTTATATTAGCGGAGAAAGAAAACAGGACCCCTCGAAAATCTTCCAAGAATGGAACTGAGATTATATTCGGAAAATCACCTAGGGAACTTTTATGAATGAACATCGTTTTAACACAATCTGAGGTATCTTACTGATCATCGACATGCTCCAGTGTTGagaaataaaattttataccaccacatcATAAAAATAGGCCGAGTGGCCGACAGACCgtcaacgaacctaccggttaccattgCAACTTCTAAGTAGTAACATAGGTTAATGACATTTTCTTCAatattcctgtaaactcatggttgcTCCTTGCGTAGAATGCGAGAGAGActtcatgctgccattctgcgggatatttgcgaaTGCCTTTGCAGGTTACAATCGTCGTGTTTGTTACCATTTGAACAGTacagcggagtgtagcccatgatttcataccgtaaggtgttttctggcaattgctatacattttactgcatttctcttctacttctgttttgcgctttaatttattgcctctgtCTTGCATCTTtagacttaagtaataacacaataggtcatcctcttatctgtatacctaagaatccctacgcctaaatttctcctctgtttctgCCTTCTTATGTCCTAACTCACACCATCACAATCTAATGAAGGGCATTTCATTTTAGAATTCATCCGTAGTATTTACATAggccgccggccccgtggtgtaggggtagcgtgcctgcctcttacccggaggccccgggttcgattcccggccaggtcagggatttttatctggacctgagggctggttcgaggtccactcagcctacgtgattagaattgaggagctatctgacggtgagatagcggcccaggtctaggaagccaagaataacggccgag includes:
- the LOC136877560 gene encoding 5-hydroxytryptamine receptor 1; the protein is MEANVSFSPPLSTTTSEPFGFPSFPGDHSPYTSVEAVIIALVLLCVIIGTVVGNILVCVAVCLVRKLRRPCNYLLVSLAVSDLCVALLVMPMALLYEILGVWSFGPVLCDLWVSFDVLSCTASILNLCMISVDRYYAITKPLEYGVKRTPRRMIACVSLVWLGAACISLPPLLILGNEHVDEDGDHQCIVCQNFGYQIYATLGSFYIPLTVMIVVYYKIFRAARKIVLEERRAQSHLETPNYLEISVRNGGGPPETRIAAASSTSSPAGRGQHHRPSTTSTNTTNDCLEFLQYGILSAWSRCFCNCSGQTGISSRCFASSSIPRRSNESQCPMLAPHKGKKKKHMKTSPSSQRGPLIGNKPGSGGGGDGSHPSSNSHHKKLRFALAKERKASTTLGIIMSAFIVCWLPFFVLALVRPFLPATIPPSLSSLFLWLGYANSLFNPIIYATLNRDFRKPFQEILYFRCGSLNHMMREEFYQSQYGDPDHNQYYVINTTQHVARSSSCYREDIPGEETVAAEVEEEESEECTAATASAALADESFL